In Erwinia sp. SLM-02, the genomic window ACATCATAAAATAGTACGTATCAAAAAACACCCCACCATTAATAAGGAAGACTCATGAGCCGGATAAACTCATCATACGGATATAGAAAAACAACCAGTATAAATAAAATATTTCGCATAGCGCCTTTATGCTTAATGACAGGGTTAGCCCTGGGGTACATCGCAACGGCCAACGCTGAAATCATCTTGTCACCTAATCAAAATGGCAATCCGACAGTCAATAAAAATCCTAACGATTCTATTACGATAAACATCAACGCGGCATCACCCTCTGGAATATCCCATAATAAATTCACTCAGTTCGATGTCAATAATAGCGGCGTAATCCTTAACAATAACGCAACTGAAAGTACGACCGCCCTTGCTGGAAAAGTTGCTGGAAATAGCAACATGGCGAAAGGACCAGCGTCACTTATCATTAATGAAGTCATTTCAAATAATTCCAGTCAGTTAAACGGCCTGATTGAAGTCGCAGGAAAAAAATCTGATGTTATTATTGCCAACCCTTCAGGAATAGCCTGCGATGGATGTGGTTTTATTAACACCTCTAAAAGTACCCTGACCACCGGTAAGATAAAAATCCAGAATGATAAACTGGTCAGTATTAACGTTAAAAAAGGTGACATTACCATTTCCGGTAAAGGAATGGACGATAAAGCTGATTTCACCTCACTGCTGGCCAATACCGTCAAGGTGAGTGCGGATCTGCGCGCTAAAGATCTACACATCAACGTGGGTAAGTCTGGTTCCCGGGCTGGGAGTGAAAGTGGAACGGTGGGGCTTGATATCGCGACACTCGGCGGCATGTATGCCAATAAAATCACGCTGGTCATCGATCAGAGTGGCCCCGGCATTAGTAATAAAGGGTTGATAACGGCTGATTCCGACCTGAGTATCTCCACCATGGGCAACATCGACAACAGCGGTAAGATAAGTACCACTAAGGGAGATGCGAGCATTTTTGCGGAGAATATTGATAACGCTTCTGGCTCTGTCTCCGCGGCAGGCGACCTGTATATGATCGCCGCTGACGAACTCAGTAACAGCCAGGGTACGATTACCAGTGCGAAATCCATCACCCTTAACGGCAGTACTTTAAATAACACCTCCGGGCTGATTCAGGGTGACTCGGTAAGCCTGGTCGCTAATCAGATAACGAATAAAGACAGTAAAAAATATGGCGATGTAGATGGGGAGGACGTTGTTCAGACCCTGAAAGCCGATAAACCGGCAGGGGGAATACTGGCTAAAGGCAATATCGGTATTAATGCATGGAGCCTGTTGAATAATG contains:
- a CDS encoding filamentous hemagglutinin N-terminal domain-containing protein; the encoded protein is MSRINSSYGYRKTTSINKIFRIAPLCLMTGLALGYIATANAEIILSPNQNGNPTVNKNPNDSITININAASPSGISHNKFTQFDVNNSGVILNNNATESTTALAGKVAGNSNMAKGPASLIINEVISNNSSQLNGLIEVAGKKSDVIIANPSGIACDGCGFINTSKSTLTTGKIKIQNDKLVSINVKKGDITISGKGMDDKADFTSLLANTVKVSADLRAKDLHINVGKSGSRAGSESGTVGLDIATLGGMYANKITLVIDQSGPGISNKGLITADSDLSISTMGNIDNSGKISTTKGDASIFAENIDNASGSVSAAGDLYMIAADELSNSQGTITSAKSITLNGSTLNNTSGLIQGDSVSLVANQITNKDSKKYGDVDGEDVVQTLKADKPAGGILAKGNIGINAWSLLNNDAGIIHSENDSVSLASQQDMNLDNSDISAKDINIYAEGLSGKVSGISSGKLLAKNDMVIEASTPGLFDTDTSVEAGNNLTFGSNGSLDSIQFTNEGSLKAGKKFSYERKGSFINSGNIQSGNELVVKADNIENRNIINSAKQAVFKASATLTNTSGKISADEKLMISAPEVLNIKGELASAKPIEIQSDKFENTGEASEVTLTPFQTPYQ